In Bremerella alba, one DNA window encodes the following:
- a CDS encoding sugar phosphate isomerase/epimerase family protein encodes MARAVTMFTGQWADMKLDDLAKTMKGFGFDGLELACWGDHFEVDRAVTEDDYCDKKREQLDKFDLGCWSISTHLCGQAVCDIIDERHKAILPESVWGDGDPSSVNDRAAEAVKNAARAAQKFGVPVVNGFTGSSIWHLLYSFPPVPPKMIDDGFKLFADRWNPIMDVFGECGIKFGLEVHPTEIAFDIYSAEKALDAIGHREEFGFNFDPSHLLWQGIDPVEFIRYFPDRIYHVHIKDAITTLNGRTGILGSHIDFGDHRRGWNFRSPGHGGVNFEEIIRALNDIQYTGPLSIEWEDSGMDRMHGAEESCEFVRSIDFAPSDVAFDSAFDKEKQ; translated from the coding sequence ATGGCTCGCGCAGTCACGATGTTCACCGGCCAATGGGCCGATATGAAACTAGACGATTTAGCCAAGACCATGAAAGGTTTTGGTTTTGACGGTCTCGAATTAGCTTGCTGGGGTGACCACTTTGAAGTGGACCGCGCCGTCACCGAAGACGACTATTGCGACAAGAAACGCGAGCAGTTGGACAAGTTCGACCTGGGCTGCTGGTCGATCAGCACCCATCTTTGCGGTCAGGCCGTTTGCGACATCATCGACGAACGCCACAAGGCCATCCTGCCGGAATCGGTTTGGGGCGACGGCGATCCTTCGTCGGTCAACGACCGAGCTGCCGAAGCCGTGAAGAACGCTGCCCGGGCTGCTCAAAAGTTTGGTGTGCCGGTCGTCAACGGCTTTACCGGCAGCAGCATCTGGCATCTGCTTTATAGCTTTCCGCCGGTTCCTCCGAAGATGATCGACGACGGCTTCAAGTTGTTTGCTGACCGTTGGAATCCGATCATGGATGTCTTCGGCGAATGCGGGATCAAGTTCGGTCTGGAAGTGCACCCCACCGAAATCGCTTTCGACATCTACAGCGCCGAAAAGGCCTTAGATGCAATCGGCCATCGCGAAGAATTTGGGTTCAACTTCGACCCGAGCCACCTGCTATGGCAAGGCATCGATCCGGTCGAGTTCATTCGTTACTTCCCCGACCGCATCTACCATGTGCACATCAAGGACGCGATCACAACGCTCAACGGTCGCACCGGCATCTTGGGAAGCCACATCGATTTCGGCGATCACCGTCGCGGTTGGAACTTCCGTAGCCCTGGCCATGGCGGTGTAAACTTTGAAGAGATCATCCGTGCCCTAAATGACATTCAGTACACCGGCCCGCTGAGCATCGAATGGGAAGACAGCGGCATGGACCGTATGCACGGTGCGGAAGAATCGTGCGAGTTCGTTCGCAGCATCGATTTCGCCCCTAGCGACGTGGCGTTCGATTCAGCGTTCGACAAGGAAAAGCAATAA
- a CDS encoding creatininase family protein, giving the protein MPDARPWKLSEVNYGHVKTTQYEVAVLPLGATEPHNLHLPYGTDDYEGTQIGERICEAAHNQGAKVVLLPTIPYGTETNMRQFPLAMNLDPSTLFAVVTDLIQSLVQSGIKKVVLLNSHGGNEMKPLLRELYGKTDAHVFLCNWFKAFNEEEYHEIFTHKEDHAGEMETSMILAYRPELVARRPDGSFDADSGATRSMQMEALERGWVSITRPWHLLTTNSGSGNPHEATAEKGERLMDLLVNRLAPFLVQLSSAEGDESFPFVIDK; this is encoded by the coding sequence ATGCCTGACGCTCGTCCCTGGAAACTTTCTGAAGTTAACTACGGCCACGTAAAGACCACTCAGTACGAAGTTGCCGTGCTTCCCTTGGGTGCCACTGAGCCGCACAACCTTCACCTGCCGTACGGAACCGACGACTACGAAGGAACCCAGATCGGCGAGCGGATATGCGAGGCAGCCCACAACCAGGGCGCCAAGGTCGTGCTTCTGCCGACTATCCCCTACGGCACCGAGACCAACATGCGGCAGTTCCCGTTGGCGATGAACCTTGACCCATCGACGCTGTTTGCCGTCGTTACCGATCTCATCCAATCGCTCGTGCAAAGTGGCATCAAGAAGGTGGTGCTACTGAACAGCCATGGCGGCAACGAGATGAAGCCACTGCTGCGAGAGTTGTACGGGAAAACGGACGCACATGTTTTCTTATGCAACTGGTTTAAGGCCTTTAACGAAGAAGAATATCACGAGATCTTTACCCATAAAGAAGATCATGCAGGCGAAATGGAGACCTCAATGATCCTGGCTTACCGCCCAGAGCTGGTCGCGCGGCGACCAGATGGGTCGTTCGACGCTGACTCCGGAGCGACCAGGTCGATGCAAATGGAGGCCCTGGAGCGTGGCTGGGTTTCGATTACCCGCCCCTGGCATCTACTGACGACCAACAGCGGATCTGGCAATCCGCACGAGGCAACGGCCGAAAAAGGGGAGCGATTAATGGACTTACTGGTGAACCGTCTGGCCCCTTTCCTGGTCCAGCTTTCCAGTGCCGAGGGGGACGAGAGCTTCCCGTTTGTGATCGATAAATGA